Genomic segment of Hydra vulgaris chromosome 08, alternate assembly HydraT2T_AEP:
CAGAAATGACTTGTGGCGAACTTTCATACTTGCAAATTTGTTGATTATCTCctcataatttaattttcttgccACATCGTTCTCAATTGACAGCATCGCCAGAGAAGACAAGCGGTCATCAACCATTGTTGACCtataaaaagtgaaaagaaaTGCATAGAGCTACATCTATTATGTATAAAGTAGCAAGATTAAATATACTGACCTATGAAAAGTCTTAATCAATTTTAGCTTGCTGAAGCTACGTTCAGCACTTGCGACAGTTACTGGTGAGGTAAGGATTATGCGTAACACAATGGCAAGATTTGGATAAGTTTCTTGCAGCTCttctttataaatgtaattaagAAAATCATGTGCAGATTTCATGTGAGTACTTTCTTTCTCCTGTACCACTATGACAAATCGTTTTAATTCCATTTCCAGATCATCCGAATCTATATCGCCAAGCTTTGCTTgcaaatttttgcaatataaagACAAAGAATTTTCTTTACAGATTTGAATAAGATTCTCAGAACGGTATAGGAAGTCATAGAGCTCTGTGATACTACTGACTTGTTCAAAACGCTCCTTTACTGATCCCATTGACATATCAAGGAGTGGTAAAAAGAAATCAACTTTAAACTTCTGTTCTAATTGGATGGTGTGAGCTTCATCGGCACACTCGTATGAATGAATCATCTTTTTTTGTCGGGAACGCACTTCTGGAAAAATTTTTGCAATGTCCAACACTTCTGCGATTTCTGATGCTTTCATGTGTGCGTCTGAAAATCCAGTTTCACGATATTGCTGAAGAAATGTATATGTGGCCTTTATTTCACTATCCAAGACATCAAGGGAAGTTGTAGAGGACTGCAGAAGCTTACTTGATTTGTTAATTTGGTATAAAACGTCATACCAAATAACGATTGACAATATGAATGGCCATGTCATCATATATTCCATCAGCGAACATACTTCTGTAGCTGTTGCGCCATCTCTCTTCTCTAGAGCATACACTTCCAATTTTTCTAATGCCTCTAATATCTCTTTCAGGTGATAGCGAAGAGGTTTCACACAGTTTATTCTACTTTCCCATCTGGTATCGGATTGAGGCTTGACAGAAATGGGTATACATGACTTTAAAATATGCCATCGAGCAGGAGATGATGAAAAGAGTGTATACAATCTTGAAAGAACTCCGAAAAAAGTAATTGCACTGTTGGATGACTTTGCACCGTCAACAATGACTAGATTAAGTGAATGGTTTGCACACGGAACATATAGAGCTTTGGGATTCATTTGAAGAAGCCTAGCTTGAACACCCTTTGCCTTTCCTTTCATGTTAGCACCGTTATCATAGGATTGGCCTCGACAGTCAAGAATATTTAATTCCCACTTTTTTGTCTGATCTAGAAAGGCATCCAAAAGCCCTTTTCCAGTGGTATCATCTACCTTGAGATATCCAAAGAAATTTTCAGAAATGTTGATACCTGTCCCAGGAATGCAAACTACTGATCGTAGGATTATGCTCATTTGTTCTTTATGTGAAACGTCTGGCGTACAATccaaaataatggaaaaatatttcGCTTTCTTTACTTTGGAAAGGTTTTCGGCTTCAATCTCCTTGGCTAACAATTCAATCAACTCATTCTGGGTATCATTGCTCAAATAATGTTCATTAGTTTCTTTCTTCTGAATCCGACGTAAAAGTTCATCGAGCACACTATCATACTTCGCCATCAATTCAAACAACCCAAGAAAGTTTCCATTGTTCTTGGAACCAATGACCTCTTGTGAACCACGGAATCCAAGATTCCTCGCAGAAAGAAATAGAGTGATGTCTAGTAATCGTTCCAATACTGCTCTCCAAAATTTTCGCTCTTTTTGAAGCAACTTGTATTGATGCTCATCAATGGTTGTTTGATTCATTATGCCTGCAATGTTGAATttggtaaaatatataaatatttattatatttaatgacaaaattttttttaaaacagtttaccTTTTCGTAATGTCATCCACTGTTCAAAGCACCTGAGATGTGTACTTCCTGTTTCATGATCATTCAGTTTTTTGGATAAACCTTCCCATGTGTTCATCCCTTGTCGGAATGGTGAATCTGATATACCAAAAAGTTTGCAACAGaagcaaaaaactttattacttttCATAGAATACACAAGCCATGACCGTACAATAGTTTCTCCATTCTTCATCTGTCGTTTATAATAAGTCACTGAAAATCGTCGTCTTTCTTGATTGTGTGGAAAATCTATCTCAATTTGCTTTACACCACGTTCAACAATGTCACACCTCTGTGCATCAGAAACATTTTCTGGCCAATCAGAAGGATCATCACTGAGAAAAAGAAGTGGCAGTGTTGTGGCAGTTGGTATACACTCACAGATTGCCATATTAGAGTCTCCTTCAGCAGACAAACCAAAACAAGAAACAGAATCATTTTCTGCATTGGCTGTAACATCATTATTGGTTTCTGTTATTGCTACTGATTCACCATCAGCTTGAACTGCTGGTTTCAAAAATTGTGTAAGTTTGGGGTACTTAGTTATTACTTCCCTGGCTGCAGCTGCTTCTCTTCTCTTAGCTGCACCACTTTTCACTTTCTTCATTCCAATAATTAATACCTAAAAATAGAACagatagtttataaaatt
This window contains:
- the LOC136083652 gene encoding zinc finger MYM-type protein 1-like, with product MKKVKSGAAKRREAAAAREVITKYPKLTQFLKPAVQADGESVAITETNNDVTANAENDSVSCFGLSAEGDSNMAICECIPTATTLPLLFLSDDPSDWPENVSDAQRCDIVERGVKQIEIDFPHNQERRRFSVTYYKRQMKNGETIVRSWLVYSMKSNKVFCFCCKLFGISDSPFRQGMNTWEGLSKKLNDHETGSTHLRCFEQWMTLRKGIMNQTTIDEHQYKLLQKERKFWRAVLERLLDITLFLSARNLGFRGSQEVIGSKNNGNFLGLFELMAKYDSVLDELLRRIQKKETNEHYLSNDTQNELIELLAKEIEAENLSKVKKAKYFSIILDCTPDVSHKEQMSIILRSVVCIPGTGINISENFFGYLKVDDTTGKGLLDAFLDQTKKWELNILDCRGQSYDNGANMKGKAKGVQARLLQMNPKALYVPCANHSLNLVIVDGAKSSNSAITFFGVLSRLYTLFSSSPARWHILKSCIPISVKPQSDTRWESRINCVKPLRYHLKEILEALEKLEVYALEKRDGATATEVCSLMEYMMTWPFILSIVIWYDVLYQINKSSKLLQSSTTSLDVLDSEIKATYTFLQQYRETGFSDAHMKASEIAEVLDIAKIFPEVRSRQKKMIHSYECADEAHTIQLEQKFKVDFFLPLLDMSMGSVKERFEQVSSITELYDFLYRSENLIQICKENSLSLYCKNLQAKLGDIDSDDLEMELKRFVIVVQEKESTHMKSAHDFLNYIYKEELQETYPNLAIVLRIILTSPVTVASAERSFSKLKLIKTFHRSTMVDDRLSSLAMLSIENDVARKLNYEEIINKFASMKVRHKSFL